A region of the Flintibacter sp. KGMB00164 genome:
TTGTGTGTATGTCTCAGGGAACCAGAAAAAAAGAACTCTCCCTGCTGAACCTGCTCTTCTGTATCCTGGTGGTGCTGATCCATTGCCTGAGCCAGCCGGTCTCCGTGCTTGACCGCAGCAGCTGGCAATACGCCCTTGTTCTGTGCGTGCAGCGCCTGGCCTTTGTGTCGGTCCCCGGCTTCTTCTTCCTCAGCGGTCTGAAGCTTACCCTGTTTGCAGACCGGCACCGCAGCCTCATTAAATACTGGCTGGGCCGGGTGCGGACCATCCTTCTCCCCTACATCCTGGCGGTGGCCATCTACTACCTCTACTTCTGGACCCACCACTACTTCCCCTTCTCCCTGGCGGATTTCGGGGGATATCTGGTGCGGGGCGATCTGTCCAGCCACTTCTACTTCGTGGTGACCCTGGTGCAGTTCATGGTGCTTACCCCGGTATTTCTCTGGCTGGCCCGTCGGTTTGACCCGGTGGTGCTTCTGCCCTTTGCCCTGGGCTTGACCTGGCTGAGCTCCCTGTATCTTCAGGCCATCCTGACCAGCGCTGTCCCCGGTGTGATGTTCCCCTACGGCGACCGGGTATTTCTCTCTTACCTGATTTACTACCTGGCAGGCTGCTGCGCAGGCCAGTCTTATTCCAAGTTCCTGGCTCTGCTGGAACGCAACGCGCCTCTTATCGCTGTCCTGGCCGTTCTCTTTGCGGCGTGGGATGGGGTGGCCAGCTGGCTGGGCTTTTCCGGACGGCGGGAGATCCCCTATCTGGAGCTGGTCCACACCCTGTATATTCTCAGCGCTATTCTGCTGCTGTTCCTGCTGGCCGCCCGGGACCGGACTCCCCTGTCCCGACTGTGGGCGGCGGTGGACCGGGCCAGCTACCTCATCTACCTGTACCACTGTCTGGTCATTGTTATCTTCAATGACCAGGTGATCCGCTTGAATCTCTCGTCGGTGGGGACAGAA
Encoded here:
- a CDS encoding acyltransferase translates to MSQGTRKKELSLLNLLFCILVVLIHCLSQPVSVLDRSSWQYALVLCVQRLAFVSVPGFFFLSGLKLTLFADRHRSLIKYWLGRVRTILLPYILAVAIYYLYFWTHHYFPFSLADFGGYLVRGDLSSHFYFVVTLVQFMVLTPVFLWLARRFDPVVLLPFALGLTWLSSLYLQAILTSAVPGVMFPYGDRVFLSYLIYYLAGCCAGQSYSKFLALLERNAPLIAVLAVLFAAWDGVASWLGFSGRREIPYLELVHTLYILSAILLLFLLAARDRTPLSRLWAAVDRASYLIYLYHCLVIVIFNDQVIRLNLSSVGTELVLRLLVVYPVTIGGALLWQWMMRTLRQHLTSGGRRVGTRL